The proteins below are encoded in one region of bacterium:
- a CDS encoding immune inhibitor A → ARTQYYNVNKIKQKALTYLPSNTWLAAQLTINVNVNDTCNAGWSPSTGTLNFFKSGGGCANTGELPGVSLHEFGHGLDTNDGDGFSPDNGTGETYGDFTAVLQTHESCLGSGFMQEGVCGGYGDACRTCSGVRDIDYAQHANQIPVTAALLGNATGFHCPSYPSYAGPCGTEGHCESYIGSESLWDLVNRDLPAAGLDVPSAWQLVDRLWYASRPTATANYACTSGTSGFVTDGCGAGSLYTVLRAMDDDDGDLTNGTPHAAAIYAALARHGIACGAATDATNQSHAACAAPGKPTLSGTPGDGQAVLAWTPVAGAQSYRVLRNEDGCSAGFTKIADVAGGSASGYTDGTPLNDLTYYYRVEALGGSESCAGPVSDCATAMPVSRTATLRLDRSFVGCGASRITATLEDADLVGAGRQNVSVFSTVDGTPFGLTLTETGAATGVFRGTFDTLLGSSSQGGAVAIAEGATVTVRYLDAAPSARTVDAQLAVDCSAPTVSNVATSASDESLTVTWTTNEPSLTKLRWGAAAPPATDLVVDDGYATSHSATITGLSMCSGYVFDLLLEDRAGNAAVAANGGAHYAARTTGRTFAFADDAERGAGTWTATSASGSPIATSACRAHSGTQSWKFGAASCSTSYASSTDASLVSAPIVLGPSGHGMRLRFWQWVQTESGYDYSYVQISSDGGKTWTNLVQPFAGESDGWIRWTIDLAAYTGTVQLRFRFKSDSSVNYEGWYVDDVDVSAPSACAAVPRRAGTTILDACHGTGTAADGVADPGEHLRLPMSFFNAGGAPATGLTATLATTDARATVTNGSTTVPDIAGGATVETAYPPFAVKVGGGAGCGAQIPLTLKLAGAEGSWTEPYALQIGQNIVSGSAKALDEHFDYPTGAASTWMPTGWAVTHTGSQANWLVLMSASRSDCTSDGKSSATHSGGAYAADAWLFSTALSLKAGTTYALSFNLKAVVGTVKLDVALGSAQTAASMTTTLWTTSSFAGSTCTAETASFTVPSDGTYYIGFHDKTAASSGTVGVDDVVLAYPTYNCVIHACSATPLPVPGETAAASGAALLWSGSTKDTLTWGANADAANGYRLYEGAAADLTHADGAQANACVRWSGTATTTGPVLTAAPAGGQVQWFLVSGVNDAGEGPAAAGWKITSSGACR, encoded by the coding sequence CCACGGGCTGGACACGAACGACGGCGACGGCTTCTCGCCGGACAACGGCACCGGCGAGACCTACGGCGACTTCACCGCCGTGCTGCAGACCCACGAGTCGTGCCTCGGCTCGGGTTTCATGCAGGAAGGGGTCTGCGGCGGGTACGGCGACGCCTGCAGGACCTGCAGCGGCGTCCGCGACATCGACTACGCCCAGCACGCGAACCAGATCCCCGTCACGGCCGCGCTGCTCGGCAACGCGACCGGCTTCCACTGCCCGTCGTACCCCTCCTACGCGGGGCCCTGCGGGACGGAAGGACACTGCGAGTCGTACATCGGCAGCGAGTCGCTCTGGGATCTCGTGAACCGCGACCTGCCGGCGGCGGGGCTCGACGTTCCGAGCGCCTGGCAGCTCGTGGACCGACTCTGGTACGCCTCGCGGCCGACGGCGACCGCCAACTACGCCTGCACCAGCGGAACCAGCGGCTTCGTCACCGACGGCTGCGGGGCCGGCAGCCTCTACACGGTGCTGCGGGCGATGGACGACGACGACGGCGACCTGACGAACGGCACGCCGCACGCCGCGGCGATCTACGCCGCGCTCGCGCGCCACGGCATCGCCTGCGGGGCGGCGACCGACGCGACGAACCAGAGCCACGCCGCCTGCGCGGCGCCCGGGAAGCCGACGCTGTCCGGAACGCCGGGCGACGGCCAGGCGGTCCTCGCGTGGACGCCCGTCGCGGGAGCGCAGTCGTACCGCGTGCTGCGGAACGAGGACGGCTGCTCGGCCGGGTTCACGAAGATCGCCGACGTCGCGGGCGGATCGGCGTCGGGCTACACCGACGGAACGCCGCTCAACGACTTGACCTACTACTACCGCGTGGAGGCGCTGGGCGGCTCGGAGTCCTGCGCGGGCCCGGTGAGCGACTGCGCGACGGCGATGCCGGTTTCGCGGACGGCCACGCTGCGGCTCGACCGCTCGTTCGTCGGCTGCGGCGCGTCGCGGATCACCGCGACGCTCGAGGACGCCGATCTCGTCGGCGCGGGGCGGCAGAACGTCTCGGTCTTCTCGACGGTGGACGGGACGCCGTTCGGCCTGACGCTCACGGAGACGGGCGCGGCGACCGGCGTGTTCCGCGGAACCTTCGACACGCTCCTCGGGTCGTCGTCGCAGGGCGGCGCCGTGGCGATCGCCGAGGGGGCGACGGTGACGGTCCGCTACCTCGACGCGGCGCCGTCGGCGCGGACCGTGGACGCCCAACTCGCGGTCGACTGCAGCGCGCCGACCGTCTCGAACGTCGCGACGTCGGCGAGCGACGAATCGCTCACCGTCACCTGGACGACCAACGAGCCGTCGCTCACGAAGCTGCGCTGGGGCGCCGCGGCGCCGCCGGCGACGGATCTCGTCGTGGACGACGGCTACGCGACGAGCCACAGCGCGACGATCACGGGGCTGTCGATGTGCTCCGGCTACGTCTTCGACCTTCTGCTCGAAGACCGCGCGGGGAACGCCGCCGTCGCGGCGAACGGCGGCGCGCACTACGCCGCGCGCACGACCGGGCGGACGTTCGCCTTCGCCGACGACGCCGAGCGCGGCGCGGGGACGTGGACGGCGACGTCGGCTTCCGGTTCGCCGATCGCGACGTCGGCCTGCCGGGCGCACTCCGGGACGCAGTCGTGGAAGTTCGGCGCCGCGTCCTGTTCCACCTCGTATGCGAGTTCGACCGACGCCTCGCTCGTCTCGGCGCCGATCGTCCTCGGCCCCTCGGGCCACGGGATGCGCCTGCGCTTCTGGCAGTGGGTGCAGACCGAATCGGGCTACGACTACAGCTACGTCCAGATCAGCTCGGACGGCGGGAAGACTTGGACGAACCTCGTCCAGCCGTTCGCCGGCGAGAGCGACGGCTGGATCCGTTGGACAATCGATCTGGCGGCCTACACCGGAACGGTGCAGCTCCGCTTCCGCTTCAAGTCGGACTCGTCGGTCAACTACGAGGGGTGGTACGTGGACGACGTCGACGTCAGCGCCCCCTCCGCCTGCGCGGCGGTTCCGCGCCGCGCGGGAACGACGATCCTCGACGCCTGCCACGGAACGGGCACAGCGGCGGACGGCGTCGCCGATCCCGGCGAGCACCTGCGGCTGCCGATGTCGTTCTTCAACGCCGGCGGCGCGCCGGCGACCGGGCTGACGGCGACGCTGGCGACGACCGACGCGCGGGCGACCGTGACGAACGGCTCGACGACGGTGCCGGACATCGCCGGCGGCGCGACGGTCGAGACGGCCTATCCGCCGTTCGCGGTGAAGGTCGGCGGCGGAGCGGGCTGCGGCGCGCAGATTCCGCTGACGCTGAAGCTCGCCGGCGCGGAAGGCTCCTGGACCGAACCGTACGCGCTGCAGATCGGACAAAACATCGTCTCCGGCTCGGCGAAGGCGCTGGACGAGCACTTCGACTACCCGACGGGCGCCGCGTCGACGTGGATGCCGACCGGCTGGGCCGTGACGCACACCGGGTCGCAGGCGAACTGGCTCGTCCTGATGAGCGCGTCGCGCAGCGACTGCACGAGCGACGGCAAGTCGAGCGCGACGCACAGCGGCGGCGCCTACGCGGCCGACGCCTGGCTCTTCTCGACCGCGCTCTCGCTGAAGGCGGGGACGACCTACGCGCTGTCGTTCAACCTCAAGGCCGTCGTCGGAACCGTCAAGCTCGACGTCGCGCTCGGCTCCGCGCAGACGGCGGCGTCGATGACCACGACGCTCTGGACGACGAGCTCCTTCGCCGGCTCGACCTGCACGGCCGAAACGGCGTCGTTCACCGTGCCGAGCGACGGGACGTACTACATCGGGTTCCACGACAAGACGGCGGCCTCCAGCGGGACGGTCGGCGTGGACGACGTCGTCCTCGCCTATCCGACCTACAACTGCGTGATCCACGCCTGCTCGGCGACGCCGCTGCCCGTCCCCGGCGAAACGGCCGCGGCCTCCGGCGCGGCGCTGCTCTGGTCGGGCTCGACGAAGGACACGCTGACATGGGGCGCCAACGCCGACGCGGCGAACGGCTACCGCCTCTACGAAGGGGCGGCGGCTGATCTGACGCACGCCGACGGCGCGCAGGCCAACGCCTGCGTGCGCTGGAGCGGGACGGCGACGACGACGGGGCCGGTGCTGACGGCCGCCCCGGCGGGCGGACAGGTGCAGTGGTTCCTGGTCTCGGGCGTGAACGACGCC